In Poecilia reticulata strain Guanapo linkage group LG17, Guppy_female_1.0+MT, whole genome shotgun sequence, the following proteins share a genomic window:
- the map6d1 gene encoding microtubule-associated protein 6 homolog produces the protein MAWPCISRVCCLARFWNQFDKSDLSVPLTIQNYSDIAEQEVRSVTKQLSDSENNYTAPEPRVRGSPHAPAHGPRGPSRARREPSYKPREDYHPPGVPFPSVTQYKQDFKPWPIPRKDNFPWISNGGSRGDGASDSSPVNSYHLQAQVGERRGDRLEQQVTEENKTSSYRQEYRPWTGVKPARSARRNPTAQYSSPVGEATHIPRETSYQAAYSGEVSRAVSGQKAELIPPSAAXNIQPXPAAQHNPAAIRAGTSLSPSSLQQSILPETSEHSGPTKREEHLVRTKLPPNPSAVFQSGSRVFNI, from the exons ATGGCTTGGCCGTGCATCAGCAGAGTGTGCTGCCTGGCTCGTTTCTGGAATCAGTTCGACAAATCGGACCTCTCCGTCCCGCTGACCATCCAGAACTACTCGGACATCGCGGAGCAGGAGGTGCGCTCCGTCACCAAGCAGCTCTCCGACTCGGAGAACAACTACACCGCCCCGGAGCCGCGCGTCCGAGGCTCCCCTCATGCGCCCGCACATGGTCCCCGAGGACCCTCCAGGGCACGGAGGGAGCCCAGCTACAAGCCCCGGGAGGACTACCACCCGCCCGGCGTGCCGTTCCCCAGCGTCACCCAGTACAAGCAGGATTTCAAACCCTGGCCCATTCCTAGGAAGGACAACTTCCCCTGGATCAGTAACGGGGGCAGCAGGGGGGACGGCGCTTCGGACAGCAGCCCGGTGAACAGTTACCACCTCCAGGCGCAGGTTGGGGAGAGGCGGGGGGACAGGTTGGAGCAGCAGGTGACGGAGGAGAACAAGACCAGCTCCTACAG GCAAGAGTACAGGCCATGGACAGGGGTGAAGCCAGCCAGGAGTGCGAGGAGAAACCCCACAGCTCAATACTCCAGCCCAGTGGGGGAGGCCACCCACATCCCACGTGAGACCAGCTATCAGGCCGCCTACAGCGGGGAGGTCAGCAGGGCCGTGAGCGGGCAAAAGGCTGAGCTCATCCCCCCATCTGCTGCCYCCAACATCCAGCCTSCTCCCGCCGCTCAGCACAACCCGGCTGCTATTCGAGCCGGCACCTCCCTCAGCCCCTCCAGCCTCCAGCAAAGCATCCTGCCTGAGACCAGCGAGCACAGCGGTCCAACCAAGAGAGAG